TAATACGATGGCCCTATAACCTTCGATGATTTCGTCGTGTTCAACAAAGTTTTCATCTCGCCATTTCATTCGAATTTTGTTTGGTCGTTCCACATACCCTCGCATTCCAGGTACGGAAAGACAACCTTCCCAAAACCCATCAGCTGGTGGACTTAATGGTGTAATCTCAGGGTTTAAGATGATTTGGTTTGGGACTTCCGGAGTTCCCGGGTATCTTTCGTTGTCATCTTCTTGGCCAACGACCACTAATTTTTTCAAAACACCAATTTGTGGGGCGGCAAGTCCCACACCATCTGCATGGCGCATGGTTTCAAACATGTCCCGAATCAATTTTTTGAAATCTTTGGTTTGGATTTCGGATTCAGTGACATCTTCACTTGTTTGCCTAAGGATCGGATTACCAATTTTAAGAATTTTTCGTACTGCCATAATCTAATATGGAATAGATTGAAAAAGGTCACTGAATGATCAAGTGAACTCCTAATCAAATGAAAAAGAATTTGACAGGTGGGGGTTAAAACGCTGAAATCTCGGGAGGGATTTTGGAGACGAGGGGAATCGAACCCCCGACCTTTTGAATGCCATTCAAACGCTCTCCCAACTGAGCTACGTCCCCTTGTGCTAATCCAAGGTGCGAGACCGCGTTTGGCTGTCAACAGAATCCCAAAATAGCTAAGGAACCAAAGACTTTATGGGACAAGATACGGTAGAAGAACTCACTAAAAAATTGAAAATCCAATCGGATATCATCAAAGGGTATGAAAAAGTCTTAAGGCTCAATGAACAAGAATTAGCTAACGCAGATGAGATCATTCGTATGTACGAACAAATCATTGATTACTCAAGAGTCGAACTTAGAGAAGCAAAAGAAACAGTGGAAGCAAGTACAATGGTTTCCAATTTGAGTCGTGATGAGTTAATGTCTGCTTTTGATAAAATCAAATCCCTTGAGGATGCGAATCGAAAACTTCGAGAAGAATCTTTAAAGTTTAGCAAAGATTAGGCCCTTGAAAGCAAATTCCCTTCCGCCGATCATCTTAAAAAACGAAGATGGCGGATTTTATCTTTCTTCCTCCCCCGAACTTGATGATT
The sequence above is a segment of the Leptospira sp. WS39.C2 genome. Coding sequences within it:
- the def gene encoding peptide deformylase, whose amino-acid sequence is MAVRKILKIGNPILRQTSEDVTESEIQTKDFKKLIRDMFETMRHADGVGLAAPQIGVLKKLVVVGQEDDNERYPGTPEVPNQIILNPEITPLSPPADGFWEGCLSVPGMRGYVERPNKIRMKWRDENFVEHDEIIEGYRAIVLQHECDHLFGVLYVDRLKSTKLFGYNEDIDTAGKLLD